In Horticoccus luteus, the following proteins share a genomic window:
- a CDS encoding chemotaxis protein CheA gives MSSDFSPELQAELLNDFYAEADEHLANLRAQLLILEGTVGETTPPPAVLESLFRSAHSFKGISAMVGLHHAEQLAHAAEGFLRQLTHGERSVDSAGVERLVGVTQRLEQMVAAHRLHQPPPAAADLLGQLAAVAASPAPARKSSSAAPAAPASVAPPPIEAAALAARGLQPWHVTFVPSRELDGRGININSVRARLAAAGEIASATPRVRPEGGIAFDFLVGLRQPPADLATWSNDGLTLHVVDLPAAPAHPPVPAEGADASSLFVAPSHVVRVELSRLDELMQLAGELVIQRSRLEERLNQFSGDLSGLKEVNQTMTRSLRRLRRALTRVRLVPVAEIFSRMPFVVRDLARESGVQVRLALEGQQTEIDKYLVERLKEPLLHLVRNAFSHGVELPAERIAAGKPAQATITLRATTAGEFVVLEIRDDGRGIDSARVADRARALGLAVPAALDDAALLSLLCTPGFSTREEADRASGRGVGMAVVHQTVRELGGTLAFTSTPGAGTCFALRLPLTLSIAETFVVSVGEQLCAVPQGFVEEVIEVTETEVRAIQQAEVVPYRDGVLPIVRLRALFRVAKSPQPRLAVLVLNSERGSTGLLVDRVHAQREVVVRPMHDPLVQVPGIAGATELGDGRPVLILDVAALTQGAVRPRPAVAAATAS, from the coding sequence ATGAGCTCCGACTTCTCGCCGGAACTGCAAGCCGAGTTGCTCAACGACTTTTACGCCGAAGCCGACGAGCACCTCGCCAACCTGCGCGCGCAACTCTTGATTCTCGAGGGTACCGTCGGGGAGACCACGCCGCCGCCCGCCGTGCTCGAAAGTCTTTTCCGCAGCGCTCATTCGTTCAAAGGCATCTCCGCGATGGTCGGCCTCCACCACGCCGAGCAACTCGCGCACGCCGCCGAAGGCTTTCTCCGCCAACTCACCCACGGCGAACGCAGCGTCGATTCCGCCGGCGTCGAACGGCTCGTCGGCGTCACCCAGCGGCTCGAGCAAATGGTGGCGGCTCACCGCCTGCACCAACCGCCGCCCGCCGCCGCCGATCTGCTCGGCCAACTCGCCGCTGTCGCCGCTTCGCCGGCGCCTGCCCGCAAGTCCTCCTCCGCCGCTCCTGCCGCCCCCGCTTCCGTGGCGCCTCCGCCCATCGAAGCCGCCGCGCTGGCCGCCCGGGGCCTGCAACCGTGGCACGTCACCTTCGTTCCCTCGCGCGAGCTTGATGGCCGCGGTATTAACATCAACTCCGTTCGCGCCCGCCTCGCCGCCGCCGGAGAAATCGCCAGCGCCACGCCCCGCGTGCGACCCGAAGGCGGCATCGCCTTCGATTTTCTTGTCGGCCTGCGCCAGCCGCCCGCCGATCTCGCCACGTGGTCAAACGACGGCTTGACCCTCCACGTCGTCGACCTCCCGGCCGCGCCCGCCCATCCACCGGTGCCGGCCGAAGGCGCCGACGCCTCCAGCCTTTTCGTCGCCCCTTCCCACGTCGTCCGCGTGGAACTCAGCCGCCTCGACGAACTCATGCAACTCGCCGGCGAGCTCGTGATTCAACGCTCCCGCCTTGAAGAACGTCTCAACCAGTTCAGCGGCGACCTCTCCGGCCTCAAGGAAGTCAACCAGACGATGACGCGCTCGCTGCGCCGCTTGCGTCGCGCCCTCACGCGCGTGCGGCTCGTGCCCGTCGCCGAAATCTTTTCCCGCATGCCCTTCGTCGTGCGCGATCTCGCCCGCGAGAGCGGCGTCCAGGTGCGTCTCGCGCTGGAGGGCCAGCAAACCGAAATCGACAAATATCTCGTCGAACGCCTGAAGGAGCCGCTCCTCCACCTCGTGCGCAACGCCTTCAGCCACGGCGTCGAACTTCCCGCCGAGCGCATCGCCGCCGGCAAACCCGCCCAGGCCACGATCACGTTGCGCGCGACCACAGCCGGCGAATTCGTGGTCCTCGAGATTCGCGATGATGGCCGCGGCATCGACTCCGCGCGCGTCGCCGACCGCGCTCGCGCGCTCGGTCTCGCGGTCCCCGCTGCGCTCGACGACGCCGCTCTGCTTTCACTCCTTTGCACGCCCGGCTTTTCCACGCGGGAGGAGGCCGACCGCGCCTCCGGCCGCGGCGTGGGCATGGCCGTCGTCCACCAAACCGTCCGCGAACTCGGAGGCACCCTTGCTTTCACCTCCACGCCCGGCGCGGGCACGTGTTTCGCGTTGCGGCTGCCGCTCACCCTTTCCATTGCGGAAACGTTCGTCGTCTCGGTCGGCGAACAACTCTGTGCCGTGCCCCAGGGCTTCGTGGAAGAAGTGATCGAGGTCACGGAAACGGAGGTGCGCGCCATCCAGCAAGCCGAGGTTGTGCCGTATCGCGATGGCGTCCTGCCCATCGTGCGCCTGCGCGCGTTGTTCCGCGTGGCCAAATCTCCGCAGCCGCGACTCGCCGTGCTGGTGCTCAACTCCGAGCGGGGTTCCACCGGCCTGCTCGTCGATCGCGTGCACGCTCAACGCGAGGTCGTCGTCCGCCCCATGCACGATCCGCTCGTCCAAGTCCCCGGAATCGCCGGCGCCACCGAACTGGGCGACGGTCGTCCCGTCCTCATCCTCGACGTCGCCGCTCTCACGCAAGGCGCCGTCCGCCCGCGCCCCGCGGTCGCCGCCGCAACCGCCTCCTGA
- a CDS encoding chemotaxis protein CheW, protein MSLTDAYIVFELAGSAYGLRSEDVQHIDLLEHITRVPNTAPAVDGVVFARGDVVPAIDLRTRFGLPRQAPTPATRLIFLRTQQRVVALIVDAARVFQRIPREAIRPVEDTLHGVEGNYVRGVATVKGRLVLLLDVAAVLRVDEIALPPGAAALQPAR, encoded by the coding sequence ATGAGCCTCACCGACGCCTATATTGTCTTCGAACTCGCCGGTTCCGCCTATGGGCTGCGCAGCGAGGATGTGCAGCACATCGACTTGCTGGAGCACATCACCCGCGTGCCCAACACCGCCCCCGCCGTCGACGGCGTTGTGTTTGCGCGAGGCGACGTCGTGCCCGCCATCGACCTGCGCACCCGTTTCGGCTTGCCGCGGCAGGCGCCCACGCCCGCCACCCGCTTGATTTTCCTGCGCACGCAACAGCGGGTCGTCGCCCTCATCGTCGATGCCGCCCGCGTTTTCCAACGCATCCCGCGCGAGGCCATCCGCCCGGTCGAGGACACGCTCCACGGCGTCGAGGGCAACTACGTGCGCGGCGTGGCCACGGTAAAGGGCCGGCTTGTCCTCCTGCTCGATGTCGCCGCCGTCCTGCGCGTCGACGAAATCGCCCTCCCGCCCGGCGCCGCCGCTTTGCAACCCGCCCGCTGA
- a CDS encoding methyl-accepting chemotaxis protein, whose protein sequence is MSKSKNGSASSAPSSTTSAPTSADERALLPARASDDDAQPVGSLDAVVGSVTAMVASLKKTAEQAQSVARSTDDTVSGINELAASIEQVTANTTEVATAASQTAVAIKQIAAATKSVTVTGQEMATSAEEMSTTIAEVASSVKRITVDSEELSTSLNETGSAIEEMSRSVQGVSRNADDLTAAAEESLSSMNEMAASIEEVAAMSESLSSSVEETSTSIEEMARSIQTVAQNGERIIESANTAATSATQMDRSSRSVAEIVRRTHDITRRVSRDADDGGQAIQKSIEGIARVSRVMTNSTAVMRELNNKTNEITGIVDTINIIAERTNLLSLNASIEAARAGDAGRGFAVVAEEIRNLADRCAKATADIAQIVRGLENVTREATDTATEGTRVADESNRLSESGLAGLQKILAGINDTTGLVGEISRASEEQLTTSRHVIDAVAATTTQARQIATATAEQAKAGSAIVQATGQMRKVTKEVAQAMGEHGRAAREVVKAAQNTSAIAVQLRKATAEQASGAAQIVATVDAMRKGGQSTTRAIAEQATATEQAGKEATRLAKMIVSVVRAMNEQAAGTSQITSAAENLRLQTEQAARAMQEQTRAVRDMSTNSADVARQIKLITAANLEHSRSADALLATFSAMRSSSAASAPAAPSSARAKPRVRGAKS, encoded by the coding sequence ATGTCCAAATCCAAGAACGGCTCCGCCTCCTCCGCCCCTTCGTCCACCACCTCCGCGCCCACGTCCGCCGACGAACGCGCGCTCCTGCCCGCCCGCGCTTCCGACGACGATGCGCAGCCAGTCGGTTCGCTCGATGCCGTTGTCGGCAGCGTCACCGCGATGGTCGCTTCGCTCAAAAAAACCGCCGAGCAAGCCCAGTCCGTGGCCCGCTCCACCGACGACACCGTTTCCGGGATCAACGAACTCGCCGCCTCCATCGAGCAAGTCACCGCCAACACCACCGAAGTCGCGACCGCCGCCAGCCAGACCGCCGTCGCCATCAAGCAGATCGCCGCCGCCACCAAATCGGTCACCGTCACCGGACAGGAAATGGCGACGTCCGCGGAGGAGATGAGCACCACGATCGCCGAGGTCGCCTCTTCGGTGAAACGCATCACCGTCGATTCCGAGGAACTCTCCACCAGCCTCAACGAAACCGGCTCCGCCATCGAGGAGATGAGCCGCTCCGTGCAAGGCGTCTCGCGCAACGCCGATGATCTCACCGCCGCCGCCGAGGAATCACTCTCCTCGATGAACGAAATGGCCGCCTCCATCGAGGAGGTCGCCGCCATGTCCGAAAGCCTTTCCTCCTCCGTCGAGGAAACCTCCACCTCGATCGAGGAGATGGCGCGCTCCATCCAGACCGTCGCGCAAAACGGCGAACGCATCATCGAGTCCGCCAACACTGCCGCCACCAGCGCCACGCAGATGGACCGCTCCAGCCGCTCCGTCGCCGAAATCGTCCGCCGCACCCACGACATCACCCGCCGCGTCTCCCGCGATGCCGACGATGGCGGCCAGGCCATTCAGAAATCCATCGAGGGCATCGCCCGCGTCTCTCGCGTCATGACCAACTCCACCGCCGTCATGCGCGAGTTGAACAACAAGACCAACGAGATCACCGGCATCGTCGATACCATCAACATCATCGCCGAACGCACCAATCTCCTCTCCCTCAACGCCTCCATCGAAGCCGCCCGCGCGGGCGACGCCGGCCGCGGCTTCGCCGTCGTCGCCGAGGAAATTCGCAACCTCGCCGACCGGTGCGCCAAAGCCACCGCCGACATCGCCCAAATCGTGCGCGGCCTCGAAAACGTCACCCGCGAAGCCACCGACACCGCGACCGAAGGCACACGCGTGGCCGATGAATCCAACCGCCTCTCGGAATCAGGACTCGCCGGCCTTCAAAAAATCCTTGCCGGCATCAACGACACCACCGGCCTCGTCGGCGAAATCAGCCGCGCCTCCGAGGAGCAGCTCACCACCAGCCGCCACGTGATCGACGCCGTCGCGGCCACGACCACGCAAGCCCGCCAGATCGCGACCGCGACCGCCGAGCAAGCCAAAGCCGGCAGCGCCATCGTCCAAGCCACCGGCCAGATGCGCAAAGTCACCAAGGAAGTCGCCCAAGCCATGGGCGAACACGGGCGCGCCGCACGCGAGGTCGTCAAAGCCGCGCAAAACACCAGCGCCATCGCCGTCCAGTTGCGCAAGGCCACCGCTGAACAAGCCAGTGGCGCCGCGCAGATTGTCGCCACCGTCGATGCCATGCGCAAAGGCGGGCAATCGACCACCCGCGCCATCGCCGAGCAAGCGACCGCCACCGAACAGGCCGGCAAAGAGGCCACTCGCCTCGCGAAGATGATCGTCTCCGTCGTCCGCGCCATGAACGAGCAGGCCGCCGGCACCAGCCAAATCACCAGCGCCGCCGAAAACCTGCGTCTCCAAACCGAACAGGCCGCCCGCGCCATGCAGGAACAGACCCGCGCGGTTCGTGACATGTCTACCAACTCCGCCGACGTCGCCCGTCAGATCAAACTCATCACCGCCGCCAACCTCGAACACTCGCGTTCAGCCGACGCGCTCCTCGCGACCTTTTCCGCCATGCGTTCTTCCTCAGCCGCTTCCGCGCCCGCCGCTCCCTCGTCGGCCCGTGCGAAACCTCGCGTCCGCGGCGCGAAGTCGTGA
- a CDS encoding CheR family methyltransferase: MTASSEPHRLSASDPVPLLLRDLVHERTGVYFEAERLGTMLEKLQPRVLARGCPSLLEYYYQLRYDSDNHEEWHRVLDAFSVPETYFWREIDQIRALVDRVVPAWFQTTTAPLRIWSAACATGEEPYTLAIALQEAGWGAHPIEIIASDASEVVLARARAAVYRERSFRALPLPLRERYFRAVPGGFELAPALASRVQFHWCNLVAPPAAFASAPVIFCRNVFIYFSPAAIARVAAAFAAHMPPGGHLFIGASESLLKIAPDFELTEIDRAFVYRRRAVSP, encoded by the coding sequence ATGACCGCCTCCTCCGAGCCGCACCGCCTCTCTGCGTCCGACCCGGTCCCTTTGCTGCTGCGCGATCTCGTGCACGAACGCACGGGCGTTTACTTCGAGGCCGAGCGGCTCGGCACCATGTTGGAAAAACTGCAACCGCGTGTCCTCGCGCGCGGCTGTCCCTCGCTGCTCGAATACTACTACCAACTCCGCTACGATTCCGACAACCACGAGGAATGGCATCGCGTGCTGGATGCGTTCTCCGTGCCGGAAACTTATTTCTGGCGCGAGATCGACCAGATTCGCGCGCTCGTCGATCGCGTCGTGCCCGCGTGGTTTCAAACCACCACCGCGCCCCTGCGCATCTGGAGTGCGGCGTGTGCCACCGGCGAAGAGCCCTACACCCTGGCGATCGCGCTGCAGGAGGCCGGCTGGGGCGCGCATCCCATCGAGATAATTGCCAGCGATGCCAGCGAAGTCGTCCTCGCGCGCGCCCGCGCCGCCGTCTACCGCGAACGCTCGTTTCGCGCGCTCCCCCTCCCGTTGCGCGAACGCTACTTCCGCGCCGTCCCCGGCGGCTTCGAGCTCGCACCCGCCCTCGCCAGCCGCGTGCAATTCCACTGGTGCAACCTCGTCGCGCCTCCCGCCGCTTTCGCCTCCGCGCCCGTGATTTTCTGCCGCAACGTCTTCATTTACTTCTCCCCCGCCGCGATCGCCCGCGTCGCCGCCGCGTTCGCCGCGCACATGCCGCCTGGCGGACATCTCTTCATCGGTGCCTCCGAATCGTTGCTGAAAATCGCCCCTGATTTTGAGCTGACGGAAATCGATCGCGCATTCGTCTACCGCCGTCGCGCGGTCTCGCCATGA
- a CDS encoding protein-glutamate methylesterase/protein-glutamine glutaminase, giving the protein MSAARIRVLVVDDSAFVRKVVREMLSSAPHIEVVAVARDGEEALELVARHQPDVVTCDLLMPRLDGLGFVRRQMALRPLPILILTAVPQDATHAIDALEAGAVDLVLKPTALATDDLRAISQQLIEQVSAAAGAPVAKLLSARALAPGAASAIPFSSAPPHGPRVDALVIGVSTGGPQALRHLLPAFAADFPVPIAIVLHMPVGYTALFAEKLNEICPLEVREAKEGDVMRPGLVLLAAAGRHLVLRRAPDGSVKAQLTVFPVEKLHRPSVDVLFRSAAEVYGQRVLAVVMTGMGDDGKEGCGWVKAQGGVVLTESEKSCIIYGMPRSVDEAGLSDASAPLDTMARTIYERL; this is encoded by the coding sequence ATGAGTGCTGCGCGCATTCGCGTGCTCGTCGTCGATGACTCCGCTTTCGTGCGCAAGGTCGTGCGCGAAATGCTGTCCAGCGCGCCGCATATTGAAGTCGTCGCGGTCGCCCGCGATGGCGAGGAAGCCCTCGAGCTCGTCGCGCGGCACCAGCCCGACGTCGTCACCTGCGATCTCCTCATGCCGCGCCTCGACGGACTTGGCTTTGTCCGCCGCCAGATGGCGCTGCGCCCGCTCCCGATCCTGATTTTGACCGCCGTGCCGCAGGATGCCACGCACGCCATCGATGCACTCGAGGCCGGGGCCGTGGATCTGGTCCTCAAACCCACGGCGCTCGCCACCGACGATCTGCGCGCCATTAGCCAGCAGCTCATTGAGCAGGTCTCCGCCGCCGCTGGCGCCCCCGTGGCGAAACTCCTTTCGGCTCGTGCTCTCGCGCCCGGTGCTGCCAGCGCCATCCCTTTCTCCTCTGCGCCGCCTCACGGGCCGCGCGTCGACGCGTTGGTGATCGGCGTTTCCACGGGTGGTCCCCAGGCCCTGCGTCATCTCCTGCCCGCGTTCGCCGCCGATTTCCCCGTGCCGATCGCGATCGTGCTCCACATGCCGGTCGGCTACACCGCCCTCTTCGCCGAGAAACTGAATGAGATCTGCCCGCTTGAGGTGCGCGAGGCGAAGGAGGGCGATGTCATGCGCCCCGGCTTGGTGCTGCTCGCCGCCGCCGGCCGCCACCTCGTTTTGCGCCGCGCGCCGGATGGCTCCGTCAAAGCGCAACTCACCGTTTTCCCGGTGGAAAAGTTGCACCGTCCCTCCGTCGATGTGCTCTTCCGCTCCGCCGCCGAAGTCTACGGCCAACGCGTCCTGGCCGTCGTGATGACGGGCATGGGCGACGACGGCAAGGAGGGCTGCGGCTGGGTGAAAGCCCAAGGCGGTGTCGTCCTCACGGAGTCCGAAAAAAGTTGCATCATTTACGGCATGCCACGCTCGGTAGATGAAGCCGGCCTGAGCGATGCCTCGGCTCCGCTCGACACCATGGCGCGAACTATTTACGAACGTTTATGA
- a CDS encoding response regulator, whose protein sequence is MKAKVLIVDDSSLARRTMRLLLEEMGHTVTEASDGVQALERYSLEAPDLVVLDMVMSGMYGLEVLAKIRELNPTARVIVATADIQRSTADEVHAAGATALINKPINRQELTRVIGSALNGSTP, encoded by the coding sequence ATGAAAGCAAAAGTCCTGATCGTCGACGATTCCTCCCTCGCCCGTCGCACCATGCGCCTGCTCTTGGAGGAGATGGGGCACACCGTCACGGAAGCCTCCGACGGCGTCCAAGCCCTCGAGCGCTACTCCCTCGAGGCCCCGGATCTCGTCGTGCTCGATATGGTCATGAGCGGCATGTATGGCCTCGAGGTGCTCGCCAAAATTCGCGAGCTCAACCCAACCGCCCGCGTCATCGTCGCGACCGCCGACATCCAGCGCTCCACCGCCGATGAAGTTCACGCCGCCGGCGCCACCGCCCTCATCAACAAGCCCATCAACCGCCAGGAACTCACCCGCGTGATCGGCTCGGCGCTGAACGGGAGCACCCCATGA
- a CDS encoding chemotaxis protein CheC produces the protein MNLTVAQTDALTELINIGYGRAAGALSELTGYRITLEVPHVSMHEIAEIAPLLGGVIDGEVASVNQMFSGPISGTAMLLLDEQSALVLSRLLSDEGTPPASNLDAGAREIITEVGNILLNACLGVFGNLLHVQVSFAVPRVQVESIPHVLDSVRVESAERLRYGLMIHTRFSLRASNVTGYLVIILGITSLDRLLRELENWENRQSE, from the coding sequence ATGAACCTCACCGTCGCCCAAACCGACGCCCTGACTGAGCTCATTAACATCGGCTACGGCCGGGCCGCCGGCGCACTTTCCGAGCTTACGGGCTACCGCATCACTCTCGAGGTCCCGCATGTCTCGATGCATGAGATCGCCGAAATCGCCCCGCTCCTCGGCGGCGTCATCGACGGCGAAGTGGCGAGCGTCAACCAGATGTTCTCTGGGCCGATTTCCGGCACGGCGATGCTTCTCCTCGACGAGCAATCCGCCCTCGTGCTCAGCCGCCTCCTCTCCGATGAAGGCACCCCGCCCGCGAGCAACCTCGACGCCGGCGCCCGCGAAATCATCACCGAGGTTGGCAACATCCTCCTTAACGCGTGCCTCGGCGTCTTCGGCAACCTCCTGCACGTCCAGGTTTCCTTCGCTGTTCCGCGCGTGCAGGTCGAAAGCATCCCGCACGTCCTCGATTCCGTCCGCGTGGAAAGCGCCGAGCGCCTCCGCTACGGCCTCATGATTCACACCCGCTTCAGCCTCCGGGCCAGCAACGTCACCGGTTACTTGGTGATCATCCTCGGCATCACCTCGCTCGATCGTCTCCTGCGCGAGCTGGAAAACTGGGAGAACCGCCAGTCCGAATGA
- a CDS encoding ATP-binding protein, which yields MSAADELPRAASAASHDTFSARDAMLAWMQEIAPYGIFTTDADLRLRSWNQWLATHSGLAAEKVIGRRLVDVFPDIAERKLEEHFRRALSGEISVLSTALHKYLLRLASSTRSDDGSPMLQTVRIAPLPAGDVVVGTITLIEDVTQRERQALRLQRQQEHDRLLSATLAALLSSSRPLDDVAALFPRLTLPLSLEAYFNYVYHPDSATLHLNNAAGLPPRQRETLATLQLGEDISGRSAAERRPLILPRLQENTSDYTAIARGMGLRTFCCFPLVIEDRLLGTLAFASYTRDSLAPDEIECLSTVAQYVAIAMDRALREQALRDAQRSLSEHAESLEAKVAERTVRLHETIAQLESFSYSVAHDLRAPIRALAGYCDILRHDFVLPAGSPQIVDRLQRASYRLDALTRDLLKFSKISREEVKLEIVDVADLVQDILLLTPTLQDGVLVVKPPLGRVWAQRSLLQQCLSNLFENAVKFVPLGVRPHIILRAERRLGATPPGAPAPRAFHSAVNRPDSASPIAGAPPATAQSTAPRLRLWIEDNGIGIAPEAHQKIFGIFERVGGHDHIEGTGIGLAIVARATQQMSGTCGVESTPGLGSRFWLEFPPAE from the coding sequence ATGAGCGCGGCGGATGAGTTGCCTCGGGCGGCCTCCGCCGCCTCTCACGACACCTTCAGCGCCCGCGACGCGATGCTCGCGTGGATGCAGGAAATCGCGCCCTACGGCATCTTCACGACCGACGCCGATCTCCGCCTCCGCAGTTGGAATCAATGGCTCGCCACCCACAGCGGCCTCGCCGCCGAAAAAGTCATCGGCCGCCGCCTCGTCGACGTCTTTCCCGACATCGCCGAACGCAAACTCGAGGAGCATTTCCGCCGTGCCCTCTCCGGCGAAATCAGCGTCCTCTCGACCGCGCTGCACAAATATCTGCTGCGCCTCGCGAGTTCCACCCGCTCCGACGATGGCTCGCCGATGCTCCAGACCGTGCGCATCGCGCCGCTCCCCGCCGGCGATGTGGTTGTGGGCACCATCACGCTGATCGAAGACGTCACCCAACGCGAACGCCAGGCCCTGCGCCTGCAACGCCAACAGGAGCACGACCGACTCCTCTCTGCGACGCTCGCCGCGCTCCTGTCCTCCAGCCGCCCCCTCGACGACGTCGCCGCCCTCTTTCCCCGTCTCACGCTGCCCCTCTCGCTCGAGGCATATTTCAACTACGTTTATCATCCGGACTCCGCCACGCTGCACCTCAACAACGCCGCCGGCCTCCCGCCGCGCCAGCGCGAGACGCTCGCCACTCTCCAGCTCGGCGAAGACATCTCCGGTCGCTCCGCCGCCGAGCGCCGCCCTCTCATCCTGCCGCGTTTGCAGGAAAACACCTCCGACTACACCGCCATTGCCCGCGGCATGGGCCTGCGCACTTTCTGCTGTTTTCCCCTCGTCATCGAAGACCGGCTTCTCGGCACCCTCGCCTTCGCCAGTTATACGCGCGACAGCCTGGCGCCCGACGAGATCGAATGCCTCTCCACCGTCGCCCAATACGTCGCCATCGCGATGGACCGCGCCCTTCGCGAGCAGGCCTTGCGCGACGCCCAGCGCAGCCTCAGCGAACACGCCGAAAGCCTCGAAGCCAAGGTCGCCGAGCGCACCGTGCGACTCCATGAAACGATCGCGCAGCTCGAAAGCTTTTCCTACAGCGTCGCTCACGACCTCCGCGCGCCCATCCGCGCCCTCGCCGGTTATTGCGACATCCTGCGCCACGACTTCGTGCTCCCCGCCGGCAGTCCGCAAATCGTCGATCGCCTCCAACGCGCCAGCTATCGCCTCGACGCCCTCACGCGCGACCTCCTCAAGTTCAGCAAAATCTCGCGCGAGGAAGTGAAGCTGGAAATCGTCGATGTCGCCGACCTCGTGCAGGATATTCTTCTGCTCACCCCCACGTTGCAGGACGGCGTGCTGGTCGTGAAACCACCGCTCGGCCGCGTGTGGGCGCAACGCTCCCTCCTGCAGCAGTGTCTCTCCAACCTCTTTGAAAACGCGGTGAAATTTGTGCCGCTCGGCGTGCGACCGCACATCATCCTTCGCGCCGAACGCCGCCTCGGAGCCACGCCTCCCGGCGCCCCCGCCCCCCGCGCGTTTCACTCCGCGGTGAACCGTCCCGATAGTGCGTCGCCCATCGCGGGCGCGCCTCCCGCGACGGCTCAATCCACCGCTCCGCGTCTGCGCCTCTGGATCGAGGATAACGGCATCGGCATCGCGCCCGAGGCCCATCAAAAAATCTTCGGCATCTTCGAACGCGTCGGCGGCCACGACCACATCGAGGGCACCGGCATCGGCCTGGCGATCGTGGCTCGCGCCACCCAACAAATGAGCGGCACCTGTGGCGTGGAGTCCACGCCCGGGCTCGGTAGTCGCTTCTGGCTCGAATTTCCCCCGGCCGAGTAG